In Sphingopyxis sp. FD7, a single window of DNA contains:
- a CDS encoding strawberry notch-like NTP hydrolase domain-containing protein: MTNSPLAGAAVRPLASARPDQTARFIIAAAQDLLGHLAAGRRIEAPAIRTAMQSAFGASDASGAWDWKTAYEALEIAHLLFLRRYGPAIHAKTADPFERLKLFERISRLTPTQTRRSEDMVQYQQFSTPLGLAWVAGFAANFQPGDLVLEPSAGTGLLALQAELAGAGLLLNEVADTRLELLRHLFKGTSVTAHDAAQIHDRLEPGLVPSCILMNPPFSAALGVETRVADAAFRHIASALARLADGGRLVAIMGSNCAPDHAAWRGSFIRLQETARVVFTAPIAGSIYTSHGTTFESRLTVIDKLPADDPGVFPQSHEMATDLPSLLRMLVDALPARASVAVLPAIPSTGKIASASRRAAAPKPRLVAVPPVEPAGAVLDYETVDWVATCRSRLTDALYEPYVLQSIRIAGAQPHPTRLVQSAAMASVAPPKPSYRPHLPEGLVERGHLSDAQLESVIYAGEAHSEHLAGRWTVDATFDKIEAAPDDCDTAVRFRKGWFLGDGTGAGKGRQVAGVLLDNWLKGRRRAVWISKSDKLLEDAQRDWHALGQEPLLIQPLARFRQGTPIRLEQGILFTTYATLRSDARENRVSRVQQIVDWLGCNFDGVIVFDESHAMQNAGGGKSDRGDSSPSQQGRAGLRLQHALPDARVLYVSATGATTVENLAYAQRLGLWGGADFPFDKRTDFVAAIEAGGVAAMEVLARDLKALGLYAARSLSYEGVEYELVEHQLTPDQVRIYDAYAGAFQVIHNNLDAALEASGVTSSSEGTLNRQAKSAARSAFESAKQRFFNHLITAMKTPTLIRAIEQGLADGHAAVVQIVSTGEALLSRRLAEIDPGEWNDISCDVTPREYVLDYLAHSFPVQLHETYTDGDGNLASRPAYDDAGNMIECREACQRRDRLIEKLAAMEPVQGALDQIVQRFGTDMVAEVTGRSRRIVRKVNAEGERFVVENRPAHANLAEAQAFMEDRKPILVFSDAGGTGRSYHADLGARNQRLRHHYLLEAGWKADTAIQGLGRTNRTNQAQPPLFRPVATDVQAEKRFLSTIARRLDTLGAITRGQRQTGGQGLFRPEDNLESPYAHAALRQFYLLIYAGKVEHCSLANFEAMTGLSLTGGSGCIKDELPPITTFLNRLLALTISMQNVLFTVFEQLLSARVESAIASGSYDIGLETLIADSFSVTSSEPIYVHPATGAETRLLTIAMRERNQPLTLDKALDLKREPGARLLVNSRSKRAAVQLPARSVMLDDGEVERRVRLIRPMERLNFALNQLPETAWAEVDERTFSTVWQTEVAQVEEFTTSELHIVTGLLLPIWKRLPEESTRVYRLQTDDGMSIVGRRVSPAWAANATACSDAPELSPPQALALLREGHTVLDLADGLQLRRSRLMQANRIELTGFAPTAVDRLKAMGLFSEIISWKLRLFVPDDTVAGCQVLERLFERHPLARILDRKAA; encoded by the coding sequence TACGCCCACCCAGACTCGGCGCAGCGAAGACATGGTGCAATACCAGCAGTTCTCGACGCCGCTTGGCCTTGCCTGGGTCGCAGGGTTCGCCGCGAATTTTCAACCGGGCGATTTGGTGCTGGAACCGTCGGCGGGCACCGGGTTGCTGGCGCTACAGGCCGAACTTGCCGGCGCAGGCCTCTTGCTCAACGAGGTTGCCGACACGCGGCTTGAACTGCTGAGGCATCTATTCAAGGGCACGAGCGTCACCGCGCACGACGCGGCGCAGATCCATGACCGCCTCGAACCCGGCCTGGTACCAAGCTGCATCCTGATGAACCCGCCGTTTTCGGCTGCGCTCGGCGTTGAGACTCGCGTAGCCGACGCAGCCTTCCGCCACATCGCATCCGCACTCGCCCGGCTCGCCGATGGCGGACGGCTCGTTGCGATCATGGGGAGCAACTGTGCACCAGATCATGCTGCCTGGCGCGGCAGCTTCATCCGGTTGCAGGAAACCGCTCGGGTCGTGTTCACCGCGCCGATCGCAGGCAGCATCTACACCAGCCACGGCACGACCTTCGAGAGCCGGTTGACGGTGATCGACAAGCTGCCTGCTGACGATCCCGGCGTCTTTCCGCAGTCGCATGAGATGGCCACCGACCTGCCAAGCTTGCTGCGAATGCTGGTCGATGCACTGCCAGCGCGGGCATCGGTTGCGGTCTTGCCTGCCATCCCGTCGACGGGAAAGATCGCTAGCGCTAGCCGCCGCGCCGCCGCTCCCAAACCTCGCCTTGTCGCCGTGCCGCCGGTTGAACCTGCCGGAGCCGTACTCGACTATGAAACCGTCGATTGGGTAGCGACCTGTAGAAGCCGCCTGACCGACGCCCTCTATGAGCCTTATGTGCTGCAATCGATCCGGATCGCGGGCGCGCAACCGCACCCGACCCGGCTCGTCCAGTCCGCCGCCATGGCCTCGGTCGCACCGCCCAAGCCCAGCTACCGGCCCCACTTGCCCGAGGGACTGGTCGAACGGGGTCACCTCTCCGACGCCCAGCTCGAATCCGTGATCTACGCGGGCGAAGCGCATAGCGAACATCTCGCCGGGAGATGGACCGTCGATGCCACCTTCGACAAGATCGAGGCCGCGCCCGACGATTGCGACACCGCTGTCCGCTTCCGTAAGGGCTGGTTCCTCGGCGACGGCACGGGCGCGGGCAAGGGGCGACAGGTGGCGGGGGTGCTACTCGACAACTGGCTCAAGGGCCGCCGCCGCGCGGTGTGGATTTCGAAGTCGGACAAGCTGCTCGAGGACGCCCAACGGGACTGGCATGCGCTCGGACAGGAGCCGCTGCTGATCCAGCCGCTCGCCCGCTTCCGTCAGGGCACACCCATCCGGCTCGAGCAGGGCATCCTTTTTACGACCTATGCCACGCTACGCTCCGATGCGCGTGAGAACCGGGTTTCAAGGGTGCAGCAGATCGTCGATTGGCTCGGCTGTAACTTCGACGGGGTCATTGTCTTCGACGAGAGCCATGCCATGCAGAATGCCGGTGGCGGCAAGTCAGACCGAGGGGATTCCTCGCCCTCGCAACAGGGGCGCGCAGGGCTGCGCCTCCAGCACGCTCTGCCCGATGCCCGCGTGCTCTATGTCTCGGCAACCGGCGCGACCACGGTCGAGAACCTCGCCTATGCGCAGCGGCTTGGCCTTTGGGGCGGCGCGGATTTCCCGTTCGACAAGCGCACCGATTTCGTGGCGGCTATCGAAGCGGGCGGGGTCGCGGCGATGGAAGTGCTGGCCCGCGACCTCAAGGCACTCGGTCTCTATGCCGCCCGCTCGCTGTCCTACGAAGGCGTCGAATACGAACTGGTCGAGCATCAGCTGACCCCCGACCAGGTCCGCATCTACGACGCCTATGCCGGTGCCTTCCAGGTCATCCATAACAACCTTGATGCGGCACTCGAAGCCTCGGGCGTCACCAGCAGCAGCGAGGGAACCTTAAACCGACAGGCAAAGTCGGCTGCGAGATCCGCGTTCGAGTCCGCCAAGCAGCGCTTCTTCAACCACCTCATTACCGCGATGAAGACGCCGACCCTGATCCGGGCGATCGAGCAGGGGCTCGCCGATGGCCACGCCGCCGTGGTGCAGATCGTCTCGACTGGCGAAGCCCTGCTGTCGCGCCGTCTCGCCGAGATCGATCCGGGCGAATGGAACGACATTTCTTGCGATGTCACTCCTCGAGAATACGTTCTGGACTATTTGGCGCACAGCTTCCCGGTCCAACTCCACGAGACCTACACCGATGGCGATGGCAACCTCGCCTCGCGTCCGGCCTATGACGATGCCGGGAATATGATCGAATGCCGCGAGGCCTGTCAGCGGCGCGACCGGCTGATCGAGAAGCTCGCAGCGATGGAGCCGGTGCAAGGCGCTCTCGACCAGATCGTCCAGCGGTTCGGCACCGACATGGTGGCCGAGGTAACGGGACGTTCGCGTCGCATCGTGCGCAAGGTCAATGCTGAAGGCGAGCGGTTCGTGGTCGAGAACCGGCCCGCCCATGCCAATCTCGCCGAAGCGCAGGCGTTCATGGAGGACCGGAAGCCGATCCTGGTCTTCTCTGACGCTGGCGGAACGGGCAGGAGTTACCATGCCGATCTCGGCGCGCGAAACCAGCGGCTGCGGCATCACTACCTGCTCGAAGCAGGCTGGAAGGCCGACACCGCGATCCAGGGGCTGGGTCGCACCAACCGCACAAACCAGGCGCAGCCCCCGCTGTTCCGTCCCGTCGCCACCGACGTTCAGGCCGAAAAGCGCTTCCTCTCGACCATCGCCCGGCGGCTCGACACGCTTGGCGCGATTACCCGCGGTCAGCGCCAAACCGGTGGCCAGGGACTGTTCCGCCCCGAAGATAATCTCGAAAGCCCTTATGCCCACGCGGCGCTGCGGCAGTTCTACCTGCTGATTTATGCGGGCAAGGTCGAGCACTGTTCGCTGGCGAACTTCGAGGCGATGACCGGCCTGTCGCTGACCGGTGGTAGCGGCTGCATCAAGGACGAACTACCGCCGATCACGACCTTCCTCAACCGGCTGCTGGCGCTCACGATTTCGATGCAGAACGTGCTGTTCACCGTGTTCGAGCAATTGCTCAGCGCCAGGGTGGAAAGTGCGATTGCATCAGGCAGCTACGACATTGGCCTCGAAACGCTGATAGCCGACAGTTTCTCTGTCACGAGCAGCGAGCCAATCTACGTCCACCCGGCGACCGGGGCAGAAACCCGGTTGCTTACGATCGCCATGCGCGAGCGCAACCAGCCGTTGACGCTCGACAAGGCGCTCGATCTGAAGCGCGAGCCGGGAGCGCGGCTGCTGGTCAATTCCCGGTCGAAGCGCGCAGCAGTGCAGCTTCCCGCGCGAAGCGTTATGCTCGATGATGGAGAGGTCGAACGTCGGGTCCGCCTGATCCGGCCGATGGAACGGCTGAACTTCGCACTCAACCAGCTGCCGGAGACAGCCTGGGCGGAAGTCGACGAGCGCACATTCTCCACAGTGTGGCAGACCGAAGTGGCGCAGGTTGAGGAGTTCACGACAAGCGAACTGCACATCGTCACCGGGCTTCTTCTCCCCATCTGGAAGCGGCTGCCCGAAGAATCGACCCGCGTGTACCGGCTCCAGACCGACGATGGCATGAGCATTGTCGGGCGCAGGGTGTCACCGGCATGGGCAGCGAACGCGACTGCCTGCAGCGACGCGCCCGAACTGTCGCCGCCGCAGGCGCTAGCGTTGCTGCGCGAGGGACATACGGTGCTTGACCTTGCCGATGGCCTTCAACTGCGCCGCTCGCGGTTGATGCAGGCGAACCGGATCGAGCTAACCGGCTTTGCTCCGACAGCGGTCGACCGCCTGAAGGCGATGGGGCTGTTCTCGGAGATAATCAGCTGGAAGCTGCGCCTGTTCGTCCCTGACGACACAGTGGCAGGATGCCAGGTGCTCGAACGGCTGTTCGAACGCCATCCGCTGGCCCGCATTCTCGACCGAAAGGCGGCCTGA
- a CDS encoding DUF7146 domain-containing protein, which translates to MGGVSTRAADLSERLAQNAQAVCRHYLPAGRREGRYWMVGDVAGSPGRSLYVRLFETDRGAIGNWVDAATGEHGDLIDLIRLNQRHGRLTETIDEAERFLSLPPPSDDEQRKHSSGPPARAGSPTAARRLFAASKPIVGTLAATYLQSRGLAHHADLPALRFHPRCYYRPNDDDVPGTPGAFAALIAAVTDDDDLQTGTHRTWLDLSGNKKAAVASPRRAMGNILGNAIRFGQAQDVMAAGEGIETMLSLREVLPTFSLAAATSSSHLAAILFPTSLRRLYVARDRDAAGDAAFSILTERAQVAGIELLPLMPALGDFNDDLRLHGSSVLSERVVIQLHEADRARFHRR; encoded by the coding sequence ATGGGAGGGGTTTCAACGCGCGCGGCTGACCTGTCAGAACGGCTCGCCCAGAACGCACAGGCCGTTTGCCGCCACTACCTCCCTGCAGGACGCCGCGAGGGGCGCTACTGGATGGTCGGCGATGTCGCCGGGTCGCCTGGGCGCAGCCTTTACGTCCGCCTGTTCGAAACCGACCGCGGTGCAATTGGCAACTGGGTCGATGCGGCGACCGGCGAACATGGCGACCTCATCGACCTTATCCGGCTCAACCAGCGACATGGGCGGCTTACCGAGACCATCGACGAGGCCGAGCGCTTCCTTTCACTGCCGCCACCGTCGGACGACGAACAGCGGAAGCACTCGTCCGGTCCACCAGCACGCGCAGGATCGCCAACCGCCGCACGGCGTCTCTTCGCAGCCTCCAAGCCGATTGTCGGCACGTTGGCGGCGACCTACCTGCAATCACGCGGCCTCGCACATCACGCAGACTTGCCAGCCCTGCGGTTCCACCCCCGCTGTTACTATCGCCCCAACGACGACGATGTGCCCGGAACTCCCGGTGCATTTGCGGCGCTGATTGCCGCGGTCACCGACGATGACGACCTGCAAACCGGTACGCATCGCACCTGGCTCGATCTATCCGGCAACAAGAAAGCCGCTGTCGCATCGCCGCGCCGGGCGATGGGCAATATCCTCGGCAACGCGATCCGGTTCGGTCAGGCGCAGGATGTCATGGCCGCCGGCGAAGGCATCGAAACCATGCTGTCCCTGCGCGAAGTCCTACCGACCTTCTCGCTGGCCGCCGCCACTTCCTCGTCGCACCTCGCCGCCATCCTGTTCCCGACGTCCCTCCGCCGTCTCTATGTCGCTCGCGACCGCGATGCAGCCGGGGATGCAGCATTCTCAATCCTGACCGAGCGAGCACAGGTCGCGGGGATCGAACTGCTCCCGCTCATGCCCGCGCTCGGCGATTTCAACGACGACCTGCGCCTGCATGGATCATCGGTCCTGAGCGAACGGGTCGTCATACAGTTGCATGAGGCCGATCGGGCGCGATTCCACCGTCGTTGA
- a CDS encoding DUF2493 domain-containing protein: MSEPFEPDHEMSPTAHLLDEIALYGYRPFSDEADPRPLPDERIAAGAVVDMFDALIATMIDTRLEPDLEDLCWSLANLFHRAQGRIQRELDDNEDAQKRGQREQDGSEVKSVELERLINEGIGLIERRNAMEFMREAASDQFEAHFRKAWTPRTGSLVNHRTMTAAMIDSRDFLAAKRRSETEPLLPTGTRIAFTSGPAYQDHNRIWAVLDKVLAKYPDMVLFHGGNPTGGEHIASLWARNRKIVHVPFRPDWERFKKAAPFRRNDQMLDALPKAVVACPGNGINANLVDKARKLGISVWAIE; encoded by the coding sequence ATGTCCGAACCCTTCGAACCCGATCACGAAATGTCGCCCACCGCCCATCTCCTCGATGAAATCGCCCTCTACGGCTACCGCCCCTTCTCGGACGAAGCCGACCCGCGGCCACTTCCCGACGAGCGCATCGCCGCTGGCGCGGTCGTCGACATGTTCGACGCGCTAATCGCGACCATGATCGACACCCGGCTCGAACCCGATCTTGAGGACCTGTGCTGGTCGCTCGCCAACCTCTTCCACCGCGCCCAGGGCCGGATCCAGCGCGAACTTGACGACAACGAGGATGCCCAGAAACGCGGGCAGCGCGAACAGGATGGCTCCGAGGTCAAGTCGGTCGAACTGGAACGTCTGATCAACGAAGGCATTGGCCTGATCGAACGGCGAAACGCGATGGAATTCATGCGCGAGGCTGCTTCCGACCAGTTCGAAGCACATTTCCGCAAGGCCTGGACCCCGCGCACCGGTTCACTCGTCAATCATCGCACCATGACTGCCGCCATGATCGACAGCCGCGACTTCCTTGCCGCCAAGCGCCGTTCCGAAACCGAACCACTGCTGCCGACTGGCACACGGATCGCCTTCACCTCCGGTCCCGCATATCAGGATCACAATCGCATCTGGGCTGTGCTCGACAAGGTTCTCGCCAAATATCCCGACATGGTCCTGTTCCACGGCGGCAACCCGACTGGTGGCGAGCACATCGCATCGCTCTGGGCGCGGAATCGCAAGATCGTCCATGTCCCGTTCCGGCCCGACTGGGAGCGGTTCAAGAAAGCAGCCCCGTTCCGTCGCAACGATCAGATGCTGGATGCGCTGCCCAAAGCCGTGGTTGCGTGTCCGGGCAACGGCATCAATGCCAACCTGGTCGACAAGGCCCGCAAGCTGGGGATTTCGGTCTGGGCGATCGAATGA
- a CDS encoding DUF736 domain-containing protein has product MANIGTFTKTGNEYKGEIVTMSVQQKNVRIVPETSDNENAPSHRVFVGRAEIGAAWTKTSNEGRDYLSVKLDDPSFTAPIFANLFDDEDGKSYNLIWSRARRTNGD; this is encoded by the coding sequence ATGGCCAACATCGGAACTTTCACCAAGACCGGCAACGAATACAAGGGCGAGATCGTCACCATGTCGGTGCAGCAGAAGAACGTCCGCATCGTTCCCGAGACCAGCGACAACGAGAACGCTCCGTCGCACCGGGTCTTCGTCGGCCGCGCGGAAATCGGCGCCGCCTGGACCAAGACCTCGAACGAAGGCCGCGACTATCTCTCGGTCAAGCTCGACGATCCCAGCTTCACCGCCCCGATCTTCGCCAACCTGTTCGACGACGAAGACGGCAAGTCCTACAACCTGATCTGGTCGCGCGCTCGCCGCACCAACGGCGACTGA